In a single window of the Amia ocellicauda isolate fAmiCal2 chromosome 20, fAmiCal2.hap1, whole genome shotgun sequence genome:
- the ppp1r3cb gene encoding protein phosphatase 1 regulatory subunit 3C-B: MNCTRVLHILNPRPLPGPIMPVDVAMRLCLAHSPPLRSFLSSYEDCRGRNLVNRYKPLRPCISSKQEEEAASVQWQKPKTKSKKRVVFADSKGLSLTAIHVFSEFEEDHISELQFDLTDLEDATGGLKVSKDRNLVLDFCQPAADYLDFRNRLKKNFVCLENCSLQERLLAGTVKVKNTSFEKSVQIRITFDTWKSYTDVECVFMNNVYGCSETDTFSFVIDLPDFVPPHERVEFCISFKTQDQTFWDNNDEKNYRLVHTELKCHGVQVPPILQNKTSEYKTPNKPQEMEFDQFGSPRTSSGLFPEWQSWGQVENTAPYW; the protein is encoded by the exons ATGAATTGCACCAG GGTCCTTCACATCTTGAACCCTAGACCATTACCGGGCCCTATCATGCCAGTAGATGTAGCCATGAGACTCTGCCTGGCACATTCACCCCCCCTGAGGAGTTTCCTCAGCTCTTATGAGGACTGCAGGGGGAGAAACCTGGTGAACAGGTACAAACCACTGAGACCGTGCATCAGCTCAAAACAAGAGGAAGAGGCAGCGAGCGTGCAATGGCAAAAACCCAAGACCAAATCGAAGAAGAGGGTGGTGTTTGCTGATTCTAAGGGCCTGTCCCTCACAGCCATACACGTGTTTTCGGAGTTTGAGGAGGATCATATTTCAGAGCTGCAGTTCGATCTCACTGACCTGGAAGATGCCACAGGGGGTTTGAAAGTCAGTAAGGACAGAAACTTGGTCCTGGACTTCTGCCAACCTGCTGCCGATTACTTGGATTTCAGAAATCGTCTCAAAAAGAATTTCGTGTGTCTGGAAAATTGCTCCCTCCAGGAAAGGTTGCTTGCCGGCACAGTGAAAGTGAAAAACACAAGCTTTGAGAAATCTGTCCAGATACGCATCACTTTCGACACGTGGAAAAGTTACACGGACGTCGAATGCGTCTTTATGAACAATGTTTACGGTTGCTCAGAAACCGATACCTTTTCTTTTGTCATTGACCTGCCAGATTTTGTGCCCCCTCATGAGCGAGTTGaattctgcatttctttcaaaacccAAGATCAGACCTTTTGGGACAATAATGACGAGAAGAACTACAGACTAGTGCACACCGAGTTGAAATGTCATGGTGTTCAGGTCCCACCTATTCTCCAGAATAAAACGTCAGAATATAAAACCCCCAACAAGCCTCAGGAGATGGAGTTTGATCAATTCGGTAGTCCTAGGACGTCAAGTGGACTCTTCCCCGAATGGCAGAGCTGGGGCCAGGTTGAGAACACCGCCCCCTATTGGTGA
- the LOC136715694 gene encoding poly [ADP-ribose] polymerase tankyrase-2 isoform X2: MSLLRCSGISGFGGGGGSAPTGMDTLGAGEPTRELFDACRNGDVERVRKLVNPDNVNSRDTAGRKSTPLHFAAGFGRRDVVDYLLQNGANVHARDDGGLISLHNACSFGHAEVVNLLLRHGADANSRDNWNYTPLHEAAIKGKIDVCIVLLQHGAEPTIRNTDGRTALDLAEPSTKAVLTGEYKKDELLESARGGNEEKMMALLTPLNVNCHASDGRKSTPLHLAAGYNRVKIVQLLLQHGADVHAKDKGDLVPLHNACSYGHFEVTELLVKHGACVNAMDLWQFTPLHEAASKNRVEVCCLLLSYGADPTLLNCHNKSAIDLAPTTQLKDRLSYEFKGHTLLQAARESDIARIKKHLSLETINFKHPQSYETALHCAATSPYPKRRQVCELLLRKGADVNEKTKDFLTPLHLASEKSHNDIIEVLVKHEAKVNALDNLGQTALHRAAHCGHLQTCRLLLSSGCDPLIMSLQGFSPSQMGNESVQQILQEGALIGNSDADRQLLEAAKSGDLDIVKKLCTLQNVNCRDVEGRQSTPLHFAAGYNRVAVVEFLLQHGADVHAKDKGGLVPLHNACSYGHYEVAELLVTHGAVVNVADLWKFTPLHEAAAKGKYEICKLLLQHGADPTKKNRDGNTPLDLVKDGDTDIQDLLRGDAALLDAAKKGCLARVKKLCSPDNVNCRDTQGRHSTPLHLAAGYNNLEVAEYLLQHGAEVNSQDKGGLIPLHNAASYGADDVRALLTAAMPPSALPSCYKPQIISVPAASAVPPSTISSISSSPATLSSASSLDNLSVGFPELPVLLGTSGAEGPVGVEKEEVLGVDLSISQFLKNLGLEHLLDIFEREQITLDVLVEMGHRELKEIGINAYGHRHKVIKAVERLIAGQQSLNPYLTLNTANSGTILIDLATEDKEFQSVEEEMQSTIREHRDGGHAGGVFNRYNIVKIQKVCNKRLWERYTHRRKEVSEENHNHANERMLFHGSPFVNAIIHKGFDERHAYIGGMFGAGIYFAENSSKSNQYVYGIGGGTGCPVHKDRSCYICQRHLLFCRVTLGKSFLQFSAMKMAHSPPGHHSVTGRPSVNGLALAEYVIYRGEQAYPEYLITYQIMKPESAAEE; the protein is encoded by the exons ATGTCGCTTCTCCGGTGTTCGGGCATCTCCggttttggtggtggtggtggctcGGCTCCGACCGGGATGGATACCTTGGGGGCCGGCGAACCGACCCGGGAGCTGTTCGATGCCTGCAGGAACGGGGACGTGGAGCGGGTGAGGAAGCTGGTGAACCCCGACAATGTCAACAGCCGAGACACGGCAGGCAGGAAATCGACCCCGCTGCACTTCGCCGCTG GGTTCGGCCGCAGGGATGTTGTCGATTACCTGCTGCAGAACGGTGCCAATGTCCACGCACGGGACGATGGGGGCCTGATCTCCCTCCACAACGCCTGCTCCTTCGGTCACGCCGAGGTCGTCAATCTGCTGCTGCGGCACGGGGCCGACGCCAACTCAAGAGACAACTGGAACTACACCCCACTACACGAGGCTGCGATCAAGGGCAAGATTGATGTCTGTATAG TCCTCCTGCAGCACGGCGCGGAGCCAACGATTCGTAACACAGATGGGAGAACCGCGCTGGACCTAGCGGAGCCGTCCACTAAAGCAGTCCTGACTG GTGAATACAAGAAGGATGAGTTACTTGAGAGTGCAAG AGGTGGAAATGAAGAGAAAATGATGGCTCTTCTTACACCATTAAATGTTAACTGCCATGCTAGTGATGGGAGGAAG TCCACTCCATTGCACCTGGCTGCTGGATACAACCGAGTCAAAATTGTACAGTTGTTATTGCAGCATGGAGCAGATGTACATGCAAAAGATAAAGG GGATTTAGTGCCACTTCACAATGCATGTTCCTACGGCCATTTTGAAGTTACTGAGCTCTTAGTGAAG CACGGTGCCTGTGTAAACGCAATGGACCTGTGGCAGTTCACACCGCTGCACGAGGCGGCCTCCAAGAACAGAGTGGAGGTCTGCTGCCTGTTGCTGAGTTATGGCGCCGACCCCACTCTTTTAAACTGCCATAATAAGAGCGCCATTGACTTGGCACCCACCACCCAGTTAAAGGACCGTTTATCTT ATGAGTTCAAAGGTCACACACTACTACAGGCTGCAAGAGAATCGGACATTGCCCGCATTAAGAAGCATCTTTCCTTGGAGACGATCAACTTCAAACATCCTCAGAGCTATGAAACAGCTTTG CACTGTGCAGCGACTTCTCCCTATCCCAAGAGGAGGCAAGTATGTGAATTACTACTGAGGAAAGGAGCCGATGTGAACGAGAAGACAAAAGA CTTCTTAACACCTCTCCACCTGGCTTCTGAAAAATCGCACAATGACATCATAGAAGTACTTGTGAAGCACGAGGCAAAG gTCAATGCTTTGGACAACCTCGGACAGACTGCTCTGCACAGGGCGGCCCACTGTGGCCATCTCCAGACCTGCCGTCTGTTGCTGAGTTCCGGATGCGACCCGTTAATAATGTCACTGCAAGGGTTTTCACCTTCCCAAATGGGTAACGAAAGTGTGCAGCAGATACTACAAG AGGGAGCTCTCATTGGAAATTCAGATGCCGATCGGCAACTGCTGGAAGCCGCCAAATCTGGAGACTTGGACATTGTAAAG AAGCTCTGTACTCTCCAGAATGTCAACTGCCGGGACGTGGAGGGGCGCCAGTCCACGCCTCTGCACTTTGCCGCAGGTTACAACCGCGTGGCAGTGGTGGAGTTCCTATTGCAGCACGGTGCTGATGTTCACGCCAAGGATAAAGG TGGTTTGGTCCCCCTGCACAACGCCTGCTCCTACGGACACTACGAGGTGGCGGAGCTGCTAGTGACACACGGGGCCGTGGTCAATGTTGCTGACCTGTGGAAGTTCACACCTTTGCACGAGGCGGCAGCCAAAGGCAAATATGAGATCTGCAAGCTGCTGCTTCAG catgGGGCTGATCCAACCAAAAAGAACCGTGACGGGAACACTCCTCTGGACCTGGTGAAGGACGGAGACACAGACATCCAGGACCTCCTCAGAGGAGATGCCGCCCTGCTGGACGCCGCCAAGAAAGGCTGTCTGGCGCGAGTGAAGAAGCTGTGCAGTCCCGACAACGTCAACTGCAGAGACACACAAGGCCGGCACTCAACGCCTCTGCATTTAGCAG CCGGCTATAACAACCTGGAGGTCGCTGAATACCTCCTGCAGCACGGCGCCGAAGTCAACTCCCAGGACAAAGGGGGCCTCATCCCTTTACACAACGCAGCTTCATATGGG GCAGACGATGTCCGCGCCTTACTGACCGCTGCCATGCCTCCGTCAGCTCTGCCTTCCTGTTACAAGCCCCAGATCATCAGCGTGCCCGCAGCCTCCGCCGTCCCTCCCTCAACCATCTCCTCGATCTCCTCCAGCCCGGCCACCCTGTCGTCAGCCAGCAGTTTGGATAACCTGTCCGTGGGTTTCCCTGAGCTGCCGGTTCTCCTGGGGACCAGTGGGGCTGAAGGTCCGGTGGGGGTGGAAAAGGAAGAGG TTCTAGGAGTAGACCTGAGCATTAGCCAGTTTTTGAAGAACCTTGGTCTGGAGCATCTTTTAGACATCTTTGAAAGAGAGCAG aTTACCTTGGATGTCTTAGTGGAAATGGGGCACAGAGAGCTGAAAGAGATTGGGATTAATGCTTATGGACATCGACACAAAGTCATCAAAGCCGTTGAAAGACTCATTGCTGGTCAACAAA GTCTGAACCCATACCTAACTTTGAACACTGCTAACAGCGGCACAATCCTCATTGACTTGGCTACTGAAGACAAGGAATTTCAGTCTGTGGAAGAAGAG ATGCAGAGCACAATCCGAGAGCACAGAGACGGAGGTCACGCAGGGGGAGTCTTCAACAGATACAACATTGTAAAG aTACAAAAAGTGTGCAATAAAAGGTTATGGGAGAGGTATACTCATCGTAGGAAGGAAGTTTCAGAGGAAAATCATAATCACGCTAATGAAAGGATGCTCTTTCATG GTTCGCCGTTTGTAAACGCAATTATCCACAAGGGCTTTGATGAAAGGCACGCTTACATAGGAGGCATGTTTGGAGCTGGCATTTATTTTGCGGAAAACTCATCCAAGAGCAATCAGTACGTCTACGGGATTGGAGGTGGGACTGGCTGCCCGGTGCACAAAGACCGATCTTGCTATATTTGCCAAAG GCATTTGCTGTTCTGTCGTGTCACCCTGGGCAAGTCCTTCCTGCAGTTCAGCGCGATGAAGATGGCTCACTCGCCGCCTGGCCACCACTCCGTTACTGGCCGGCCCAGTGTGAACGGCCTGGCTTTAGCCGAGTACGTCATCTACAGAGGGGAGCAG GCTTATCCagaatatttaataacatatcaGATTATGAAACCAGAGTCGGCGGCCGAGGAATAA
- the LOC136715694 gene encoding poly [ADP-ribose] polymerase tankyrase-2 isoform X1 has protein sequence MSLLRCSGISGFGGGGGSAPTGMDTLGAGEPTRELFDACRNGDVERVRKLVNPDNVNSRDTAGRKSTPLHFAAGFGRRDVVDYLLQNGANVHARDDGGLISLHNACSFGHAEVVNLLLRHGADANSRDNWNYTPLHEAAIKGKIDVCIVLLQHGAEPTIRNTDGRTALDLAEPSTKAVLTGEYKKDELLESARGGNEEKMMALLTPLNVNCHASDGRKSTPLHLAAGYNRVKIVQLLLQHGADVHAKDKGDLVPLHNACSYGHFEVTELLVKHGACVNAMDLWQFTPLHEAASKNRVEVCCLLLSYGADPTLLNCHNKSAIDLAPTTQLKDRLSYEFKGHTLLQAARESDIARIKKHLSLETINFKHPQSYETALHCAATSPYPKRRQVCELLLRKGADVNEKTKDFLTPLHLASEKSHNDIIEVLVKHEAKVNALDNLGQTALHRAAHCGHLQTCRLLLSSGCDPLIMSLQGFSPSQMGNESVQQILQEGALIGNSDADRQLLEAAKSGDLDIVKKLCTLQNVNCRDVEGRQSTPLHFAAGYNRVAVVEFLLQHGADVHAKDKGGLVPLHNACSYGHYEVAELLVTHGAVVNVADLWKFTPLHEAAAKGKYEICKLLLQHGADPTKKNRDGNTPLDLVKDGDTDIQDLLRGDAALLDAAKKGCLARVKKLCSPDNVNCRDTQGRHSTPLHLAAGYNNLEVAEYLLQHGAEVNSQDKGGLIPLHNAASYGHVDVAALLIKYNACVNATDKWAFTPLHEAAQKGRTQLCALLLAHGADPTLKNQEGQSPLDLVTADDVRALLTAAMPPSALPSCYKPQIISVPAASAVPPSTISSISSSPATLSSASSLDNLSVGFPELPVLLGTSGAEGPVGVEKEEVLGVDLSISQFLKNLGLEHLLDIFEREQITLDVLVEMGHRELKEIGINAYGHRHKVIKAVERLIAGQQSLNPYLTLNTANSGTILIDLATEDKEFQSVEEEMQSTIREHRDGGHAGGVFNRYNIVKIQKVCNKRLWERYTHRRKEVSEENHNHANERMLFHGSPFVNAIIHKGFDERHAYIGGMFGAGIYFAENSSKSNQYVYGIGGGTGCPVHKDRSCYICQRHLLFCRVTLGKSFLQFSAMKMAHSPPGHHSVTGRPSVNGLALAEYVIYRGEQAYPEYLITYQIMKPESAAEE, from the exons ATGTCGCTTCTCCGGTGTTCGGGCATCTCCggttttggtggtggtggtggctcGGCTCCGACCGGGATGGATACCTTGGGGGCCGGCGAACCGACCCGGGAGCTGTTCGATGCCTGCAGGAACGGGGACGTGGAGCGGGTGAGGAAGCTGGTGAACCCCGACAATGTCAACAGCCGAGACACGGCAGGCAGGAAATCGACCCCGCTGCACTTCGCCGCTG GGTTCGGCCGCAGGGATGTTGTCGATTACCTGCTGCAGAACGGTGCCAATGTCCACGCACGGGACGATGGGGGCCTGATCTCCCTCCACAACGCCTGCTCCTTCGGTCACGCCGAGGTCGTCAATCTGCTGCTGCGGCACGGGGCCGACGCCAACTCAAGAGACAACTGGAACTACACCCCACTACACGAGGCTGCGATCAAGGGCAAGATTGATGTCTGTATAG TCCTCCTGCAGCACGGCGCGGAGCCAACGATTCGTAACACAGATGGGAGAACCGCGCTGGACCTAGCGGAGCCGTCCACTAAAGCAGTCCTGACTG GTGAATACAAGAAGGATGAGTTACTTGAGAGTGCAAG AGGTGGAAATGAAGAGAAAATGATGGCTCTTCTTACACCATTAAATGTTAACTGCCATGCTAGTGATGGGAGGAAG TCCACTCCATTGCACCTGGCTGCTGGATACAACCGAGTCAAAATTGTACAGTTGTTATTGCAGCATGGAGCAGATGTACATGCAAAAGATAAAGG GGATTTAGTGCCACTTCACAATGCATGTTCCTACGGCCATTTTGAAGTTACTGAGCTCTTAGTGAAG CACGGTGCCTGTGTAAACGCAATGGACCTGTGGCAGTTCACACCGCTGCACGAGGCGGCCTCCAAGAACAGAGTGGAGGTCTGCTGCCTGTTGCTGAGTTATGGCGCCGACCCCACTCTTTTAAACTGCCATAATAAGAGCGCCATTGACTTGGCACCCACCACCCAGTTAAAGGACCGTTTATCTT ATGAGTTCAAAGGTCACACACTACTACAGGCTGCAAGAGAATCGGACATTGCCCGCATTAAGAAGCATCTTTCCTTGGAGACGATCAACTTCAAACATCCTCAGAGCTATGAAACAGCTTTG CACTGTGCAGCGACTTCTCCCTATCCCAAGAGGAGGCAAGTATGTGAATTACTACTGAGGAAAGGAGCCGATGTGAACGAGAAGACAAAAGA CTTCTTAACACCTCTCCACCTGGCTTCTGAAAAATCGCACAATGACATCATAGAAGTACTTGTGAAGCACGAGGCAAAG gTCAATGCTTTGGACAACCTCGGACAGACTGCTCTGCACAGGGCGGCCCACTGTGGCCATCTCCAGACCTGCCGTCTGTTGCTGAGTTCCGGATGCGACCCGTTAATAATGTCACTGCAAGGGTTTTCACCTTCCCAAATGGGTAACGAAAGTGTGCAGCAGATACTACAAG AGGGAGCTCTCATTGGAAATTCAGATGCCGATCGGCAACTGCTGGAAGCCGCCAAATCTGGAGACTTGGACATTGTAAAG AAGCTCTGTACTCTCCAGAATGTCAACTGCCGGGACGTGGAGGGGCGCCAGTCCACGCCTCTGCACTTTGCCGCAGGTTACAACCGCGTGGCAGTGGTGGAGTTCCTATTGCAGCACGGTGCTGATGTTCACGCCAAGGATAAAGG TGGTTTGGTCCCCCTGCACAACGCCTGCTCCTACGGACACTACGAGGTGGCGGAGCTGCTAGTGACACACGGGGCCGTGGTCAATGTTGCTGACCTGTGGAAGTTCACACCTTTGCACGAGGCGGCAGCCAAAGGCAAATATGAGATCTGCAAGCTGCTGCTTCAG catgGGGCTGATCCAACCAAAAAGAACCGTGACGGGAACACTCCTCTGGACCTGGTGAAGGACGGAGACACAGACATCCAGGACCTCCTCAGAGGAGATGCCGCCCTGCTGGACGCCGCCAAGAAAGGCTGTCTGGCGCGAGTGAAGAAGCTGTGCAGTCCCGACAACGTCAACTGCAGAGACACACAAGGCCGGCACTCAACGCCTCTGCATTTAGCAG CCGGCTATAACAACCTGGAGGTCGCTGAATACCTCCTGCAGCACGGCGCCGAAGTCAACTCCCAGGACAAAGGGGGCCTCATCCCTTTACACAACGCAGCTTCATATGGG CATGTGGATGTGGCAGCTTTGCTCATCAAGTACAACGCATGCGTGAATGCCACAGATAAGTGGGCCTTCACCCCCTTGCACGAGGCCGCGCAGAAAGGGAGGACCCAGCTGTGTGCCCTGCTACTAGCGCACGGGGCAGACCCGACTCTGAAAAACCAAGAAGGGCAGTCTCCGCTGGACCTTGTGACG GCAGACGATGTCCGCGCCTTACTGACCGCTGCCATGCCTCCGTCAGCTCTGCCTTCCTGTTACAAGCCCCAGATCATCAGCGTGCCCGCAGCCTCCGCCGTCCCTCCCTCAACCATCTCCTCGATCTCCTCCAGCCCGGCCACCCTGTCGTCAGCCAGCAGTTTGGATAACCTGTCCGTGGGTTTCCCTGAGCTGCCGGTTCTCCTGGGGACCAGTGGGGCTGAAGGTCCGGTGGGGGTGGAAAAGGAAGAGG TTCTAGGAGTAGACCTGAGCATTAGCCAGTTTTTGAAGAACCTTGGTCTGGAGCATCTTTTAGACATCTTTGAAAGAGAGCAG aTTACCTTGGATGTCTTAGTGGAAATGGGGCACAGAGAGCTGAAAGAGATTGGGATTAATGCTTATGGACATCGACACAAAGTCATCAAAGCCGTTGAAAGACTCATTGCTGGTCAACAAA GTCTGAACCCATACCTAACTTTGAACACTGCTAACAGCGGCACAATCCTCATTGACTTGGCTACTGAAGACAAGGAATTTCAGTCTGTGGAAGAAGAG ATGCAGAGCACAATCCGAGAGCACAGAGACGGAGGTCACGCAGGGGGAGTCTTCAACAGATACAACATTGTAAAG aTACAAAAAGTGTGCAATAAAAGGTTATGGGAGAGGTATACTCATCGTAGGAAGGAAGTTTCAGAGGAAAATCATAATCACGCTAATGAAAGGATGCTCTTTCATG GTTCGCCGTTTGTAAACGCAATTATCCACAAGGGCTTTGATGAAAGGCACGCTTACATAGGAGGCATGTTTGGAGCTGGCATTTATTTTGCGGAAAACTCATCCAAGAGCAATCAGTACGTCTACGGGATTGGAGGTGGGACTGGCTGCCCGGTGCACAAAGACCGATCTTGCTATATTTGCCAAAG GCATTTGCTGTTCTGTCGTGTCACCCTGGGCAAGTCCTTCCTGCAGTTCAGCGCGATGAAGATGGCTCACTCGCCGCCTGGCCACCACTCCGTTACTGGCCGGCCCAGTGTGAACGGCCTGGCTTTAGCCGAGTACGTCATCTACAGAGGGGAGCAG GCTTATCCagaatatttaataacatatcaGATTATGAAACCAGAGTCGGCGGCCGAGGAATAA
- the fgfbp3 gene encoding fibroblast growth factor-binding protein 2 codes for MRLLCVVVFVLCLYGLQGTEGKKESGSSKPPSKKGKSKSIPSSGELITKDNHRCTWETSGEGEVSLFINCNHQDQTYWCRYTGQPDLCTSYNVKSSQYWKQVVSKLKKKKNACEGDKILKTRICKKAPIESHMKLTGKSGADRKVEEKENARAGGKKKETTTQLNDRKREKKPSTSEKDDFGEVNDENLESEMEPVENYCADGWHSVCSFFVKFFDG; via the coding sequence ATGAGGTTACTTTGCGTCGTGGTTTTTGTTCTTTGCCTTTATGGCCTACAAGGGACAGAGGGCAAAAAGGAGAGTGGGAGCAGCAAGCCACCGAGCAAGAAAGGGAAAAGCAAATCCATCCCCAGCTCGGGAGAACTCATAACCAAGGACAACCACCGGTGCACCTGGGAAACATCAGGCGAGGGCGAGGTCAGCCTCTTCATCAACTGCAACCATCAGGATCAGACCTACTGGTGCCGCTACACGGGGCAACCTGATCTGTGCACAAGCTACAACGTCAAGTCCAGCCAGTACTGGAAACAGGTGGTGAGCAAactcaagaagaagaagaatgccTGTGAGGGGGACAAGATTCTCAAAACGCGGATCTGTAAAAAGGCCCCGATAGAGTCGCACATGAAGCTGACAGGAAAGAGTGGGGCGGATCGGAAAGTGGAGGAAAAGGAGAACGCAAGAGCAGGGGGCAAAAAGAAGGAGACGACCACACAGCTGAAcgacaggaagagagagaagaagcCCTCCACGTCAGAGAAGGATGATTTCGGAGAGGTCAATGACGAAAACTTGGAGTCTGAAATGGAGCCGGTGGAAAACTACTGTGCCGATGGCTGGCACTCCGTTTGCTCTTTCTTTGTCAAATTCTTTGACGGTTAA